The Pirellulales bacterium nucleotide sequence AGGGCCGGCCTGCACGCATTCCAGAATCCGCCGCTCGGAAAAGTCCCAGGGATCGTTCATGACAGTCAGCTTTCACCGCTTCCGAGTTGTCGCGTAACTCCGTGCAGAGTGGCCAGTTGGCGCTCTGCCAACGCGCGGGTTCGATTCAGCAGTGCCTGACCGCGTTCGTCAAACGCCGCGACTTGCCGCTTCTCGTCGTCGCTCAGCGTCAATACCCGCAGCGTCAGCATCTCGTCAATTTCGGTCGCGTCGAAGAAGTCGCCGTGGCTCTCCTCGGCAATTTGCGGATAGTCGTACAAAATGATCGGTGAGCAAAGCATCGTGTCACGCGCCTCGTCCGGTCCGACAAGCACAGGCCACAACCCGTCCGATGGGTGACTATCAATCACCGCCCGATACTCCGGCGAGGGATCGATCGACGAGACAAACTGGCCGCCACACGTACGAACGACCGCGTGCGTTGCAGCCAGCGCTCGTGATGAGGCCGCGGCACGATCGGCCGCACTCGCACTCACCGCGGATTGCTGCGGAGCTTCGGCCGAAGCCGGCATTTCGGTTTCATTGGCAACCGAAATCTCGATGAGCGACGCATTTTCGCCCACAGGCGAGGCCAAGATTTCGATCCGCCCCCGTACCGCGACCTGCCGCCGGATCAACATGCCTGCGGTCTGTCCGTTCAGCGCGAGAATTTCTTTGCGCGACTCATCGGCGGAAAATGCGAACCGGTGGCTGAGCTTTTGCGCAAGAACATTCCGCAGATTCAGGGAAAGTTCTACGCGCCGTTCACGGCACTCTTGCCAGCTATGGTATTGCGTGTCGTCGACGGTCAAGCATGGCACCACATCCCAATCATCTCCGGCTTGAACTGCTATGACGCGATCGACGATCTGTAGAAAGCGGACTTGGATTTCCAGCACTGCTGGGACACCGTCGTGCAGCAGGTTCGCCCGCGTTCGCCAGCGATCGCGTCCCGGCTCCGCCTCGCTCCACGAGCGCGGGTACACACCTCCGAACGTCCAACGGACCTGGTTCTTGATCGCGGGGCGATATGGGTAAAGCAAATACCCTTCGTACACAAGGGCGTCGATCAGCCGATCAAGCTTCGTGGTATCCATATTGCTAAGTCCGAACTTCGTTCCGATCCGCTTGGGTCAAGAGCCGCGCGAGTGCCTGATCCCAGGATGGCAGCCCCTGCCGATTCTTGAATTCCTGCAATTCTGCAAACAAGTCTCGCGGGATGTTCAGCCACACGGCATCGGGAAAATGGCGTCGCATCAACTCGTGCCAGGTCTCGGCCGGCAGACGAAACACAGCTTCTTTCTCCCAAGAGATCTGGCCCGCCTGCAGCCCACGCGCACTCTGGTAGAACATCGTTCCACTGAACAGGAAGCACAACGGAATGTCGCCCGCCTCGAGCGAAGCGAAGTATTTCGTGGCAGCGACATTGAAATCGAAGCTGCAGGGAATCGACAGGTCGAATATTGTCTCGCCCGTGAAGGCGGGCACCACACATGTGACATGCGTCCACAGTAGGCTGCGCATCGTGGCTCCCCAACGCAGTGGATCGCCAAACAAATCACGCAGGCCCGGGGCATCGACACCTTGGTAACCACGCCGCGTCGGCTCGATGCGAATCTGCACGTTGAGGGATAGGGATTGCACGGTTGCCATCGCCGCTGTTTCGCCATCGCGAATGCGCAACTGAAACAGCAGTTGCGGCACCGCCGCGAATTGCGCCGGTTGCACGGATTCAATTTGAAAGGAAAGGTCAGGCATCGGTACTCGCACGCCGGTGAAGCGCCTGGAAGTAATCGGCAATCGTTTCCCACACTTCCGTGCCGCCGCTAACGCCGCGCCACCGCGAGCGCACCAGTCCCACCAGCTTGTAGCACTCGTCGAGGGGTGCACGAAAATACGCGCGCGCGGGATGGATGCGATGAATCAGCAGCGCTTCGGTATCATGTTCGAGTGTGGCCAGCGACGGATTGCACGCCACCACATCGGCCCACGCCTCGGCAGAGGGTTGCGAACGCATGGGCCCGACCGGGCAAGGGTAAACGGCCACGATGCCCCCTTCGACCGACGAATGAAACAAGAACGCCAACCCGATGGGAATGCCCAGGTTATTCCATTGGGCATCGTCCATCGCAAAACCCGCGAGTCGCGCGATCGTGCGCGGCACCCGGCAATACTTCTGCGCGACCTGGTTGCCAAACAGGATCGCGCACGGCTCGCACACGCATAGCACGCGGCCGTTGGCCCGCTCGACAAGATGCCCGTGCTCGGCCGCAATGGCGGCGCTGCACAGTTCGCACTTCTCGTTCGTAATCGGCGCGGGTCTGGCAAATCGTCGCAAAGCGGCCAGGCCGCTGGTCGAAGCATTGAGGGACATATTTTCTCCAGCCCAAGAGATCACTGCCAAGAGAGCTGCTCAAGAGGTACGAATCCGGCCGGCGCCGCGGCAGCGGCCGGGATTGCCCCTTCGACTTCGAGGCCGACAGTTTCCGGGGCCAGCTCGTAAATCGCTTGCTCAACGTGTGCCCTCATGGTCGCCGTCGAAGACGGACAGCCGTGGCAATTGCCTAACAGTCTTAACTGCACGACGCCGTCGGCAATTCGCAACAGTTCTACGTCACCTCCGTGCGCGGCCAGCATCGGCCGCACGCGCGACAGCGCTTGAGACACGCGCTCTGCGAAATCCTCGGGATGGCAGCCGTGCAACAAGAGCAGGCTCGCTACCAATTCGTCGCCGGCCAACCGCTCGACAGTCGTCGCCGTCTCGCCAGGCGTATTCTGCAGCAATTGCATCATGCGTCCCACGGCCGCGCCGTGGTAATCGAGAATACATTGTACGAGCTCGCGCATTTGGCTCTGTGCCGCAGGATCCGCGACGCTCTCAATCTCGTCGATGAGCTGATCGATGCGCTCAATCGAGTCGGCCAACTTAGGCTGGTCGGTCATAGATACCTCCGGTCGTTGATTGAAGGACCCGGCACACCGCAGCAACGCGCTCAATGAGTTTGCACCCCCAGCATTGGTACGTGACGAACCTCGTTCAGCAACTTCCCCTGGCCCGAGTACATGTGTACCCCGCAGGGGAGGCAAGGATCGAAGCTGCGGACGGCACGCATGATGTCGATCCCCTTGAAATTGTCGGGACCGTTTTCTTCGAAGATCGGCGTCCCCTGCACCGCGTCCTCATAAGGCCCGGGCGTCCCGTAACAATCGCGTGGGCTGCCGTTCCAGGGCGTGGGGGGGTACGGATGATAGTTCGCTATCTTCTTGTCGCGAATCACCAAGTGGTGCGAGAGCACGCCGCGCACCGCTTCATGGAAGCCGCAACCGATCGCTTCGTCCGGCACGGTAAATTCGGTAAACGTCTTGTTGTGTCCCTTATGGATTTCCTCAAGAGCGCGTTCGACGAAGTAGAGTGCCATCGCGGCCGCATAAGCCTGAAAGTACGTTCTCGCCCGATCACGCTCGAGCGCATTGCTCCAGCGCGGTATCTTCCATTCGAATTCCTTCTCAGGCAGCATGGCCGTCTTCGGCAGGCGAATCTTGACGCTCTTGCCAGTTGCTTGCACGTAACCGACGTCGACCTTGTTCGCCAAGGCCGTCGCCCACAGCCGGGCAATCGGTCCGCCACCGGTGTCGAGCGCCAGATAATCGTTAGTCCGCTTATCGAACCAACGCGGCGACATCACCCACGTGTACTTGTCCTGGAAATTGCGTTTTTGGGGACGCGGAATCGTGGTCTGATTCCAAGGATGCCGCTTGTCGACCGGATTCCCTAGCGGGTCATTGGGTACGAAGGTTTCGCCGCTTTGCTGCCAGTCGTCATAGAACGAGCTGCCCAGCAAGATGCGCAGCCCCAGGTTGATATCAACCAGGCTCGTGGTGACCAGTTGGCCATCGACAACGACGCCCGGCGTGACGTACATGGCGTTGCCCCATTTTTCCATGTTCTTGTACGTGTAGTCGCAGATCTTGGGATCCTGGAAAGATCCCCAACAGCCGAGCAGGATACGTCGCTCGCCGACCTTCTCATAACCCGGTAGCGCTTCGTAGAAGAAGTCGAACAGATCGTCGTGCAATGGGACGACTTTCTTCATGAACTCGACATACTTCATCAACCGCACCAGGTATTCCGAAAACAGTTGGATCGACGGCACCGTTCCCACGCCACCGGGATAGATCGTCGAAGGATGCACGTGCCGCCCTTCCATCAGGCAGAACATCTCGCGGGTCATGCGGCTCATCTGCAATGCCTCGCGGTAGAAGACCCCCGTGAACGGATTCAAGGCGCGCATGATGTCGGCAATTGTCTTGAATCCGTGCAGGTCGCCATTGGGCGAAGGCGTGTTCTCCGCGCGTTGTAGCACGCTAGGGTTCGTCTCTTTGACCATCTGTTCGCAGAAGTCGACACCCACCAGGTTGTCCTGGAAGATGTTGTGGTCGAACATATACTCCGCGGCCTCGCCCAGATTCACGATCCATTCGGCAATATCGGGCGGGCGAATTCCATAAGCCATGTTCTGGGCGTAGACCGAGCAGGTGGCGTGATTGTCACCGCAAATGCCGCAGATCCGGCTGGTGATGAAATGGGCGTCGCGCGGGTCTTTCCCTTTCATGAAGATGCTGTAGCCACGAAAGATCGAGCTCGTGGCATGGCATTCCACCACCTCGCGATTATCGAAATCGATCTTGGTAAAAATGCCCAGGCTACCCACGATGCGCGTAATCGGATCCCACGACATCTCGACGAGGTTACGGCGTTTGGTATCGCCCTGCCGCTCGGTGGTAGTTGCCATGAAGAAGCTCCTTTTGCGTGCCGGGCGACGAACCAGTCCTGCGCCGCCGGGTGTGTGATTCGTAGCTATTTCGTCCCGTAAGTCGTTGGTTTGTAGCCGGTGGTCAATTGGCCCCGATGGCGCCATTTCGGCTCTTTGTTCGAGGAATGATTGGTGTACTTTCGCAGTGAGCGAATCAGTCGGCCGTAGAGGCCAATGGCCGTCGATGAGAGCCGCGCTCCCGGCGGCTCGTCCATAAACGGCATGAACTTGTCGGGGAAGCCCGGCATCGTGCAGCCGATGCAAATGCCGCCGACGTTGGGGCAGCCACCAATGCCCGCCATCCAGCCGCGCTTCGTAACGTTGCAATTCACGACTGGTCCCCAGCAGCCGAGCTTGACCAGGCATTCCGGCTGTCCGTACGCCGTGGCAAATTGGGCCTGCTCGTAGTACCCACCCCGATCGCACCCCTCGTGTACAGTTTTGCCGAAGAGCCACAGCGGACGCAGTTGATCGTCCAAGGGGGGCGCCGGCGCCAGGCCCGCCGCGTGGTACAGCAAGTGCAACACGGTTTCCATGAAATTGTCGGGCTGCACAGGACAGCCCGGGACATTCACGATCGGCAATCCTGCTTTGGACTTGAAATTCCAACCCAAGTAGTCCGCCAGCCCCATGCATCCCGTCGGATTTCCCTCCATCGCGTGAATGCCGCCATAAGCCGCGCAGGTGCCGATCGCGACGATGGCCCATGCTTTGGGCGCCAATCGATCGATCCACTCGCAGGTCGTGATCGGCTGGCCGGTATGCTTGTCGGTCCCTTGTGCGGCCCAGTAGCCTTCCTTCTTGATGGTCTCGTTGGGAATCGATCCTTCGACCACGAACACAAACGGATCGAGCCGCCCCTCGGCCGCCTGGTAAAAGAACCGCATGAACTCGTCACCGTTTTCATAGGCCAGCACCGGGTTGTGCAGATGCACCTTGGGCAGCCCTGGAAAGGCGCCCATCACCAGGTCCTCGATGCTCGGCTGCGTTGCCGCGGTGATCGAAACAGAGTCGCCGTCGCAGCCCAGGCCCGCCGTCAGCCATATGATGTGCACTTCTTTCACTGCCGGAACGTGGCCCGCAAAAT carries:
- a CDS encoding DUF6084 family protein, giving the protein MPDLSFQIESVQPAQFAAVPQLLFQLRIRDGETAAMATVQSLSLNVQIRIEPTRRGYQGVDAPGLRDLFGDPLRWGATMRSLLWTHVTCVVPAFTGETIFDLSIPCSFDFNVAATKYFASLEAGDIPLCFLFSGTMFYQSARGLQAGQISWEKEAVFRLPAETWHELMRRHFPDAVWLNIPRDLFAELQEFKNRQGLPSWDQALARLLTQADRNEVRT
- a CDS encoding DUF5947 family protein yields the protein MSLNASTSGLAALRRFARPAPITNEKCELCSAAIAAEHGHLVERANGRVLCVCEPCAILFGNQVAQKYCRVPRTIARLAGFAMDDAQWNNLGIPIGLAFLFHSSVEGGIVAVYPCPVGPMRSQPSAEAWADVVACNPSLATLEHDTEALLIHRIHPARAYFRAPLDECYKLVGLVRSRWRGVSGGTEVWETIADYFQALHRRASTDA
- a CDS encoding NifU family protein, with the protein product MTDQPKLADSIERIDQLIDEIESVADPAAQSQMRELVQCILDYHGAAVGRMMQLLQNTPGETATTVERLAGDELVASLLLLHGCHPEDFAERVSQALSRVRPMLAAHGGDVELLRIADGVVQLRLLGNCHGCPSSTATMRAHVEQAIYELAPETVGLEVEGAIPAAAAAPAGFVPLEQLSWQ
- a CDS encoding nickel-dependent hydrogenase large subunit, which translates into the protein MATTTERQGDTKRRNLVEMSWDPITRIVGSLGIFTKIDFDNREVVECHATSSIFRGYSIFMKGKDPRDAHFITSRICGICGDNHATCSVYAQNMAYGIRPPDIAEWIVNLGEAAEYMFDHNIFQDNLVGVDFCEQMVKETNPSVLQRAENTPSPNGDLHGFKTIADIMRALNPFTGVFYREALQMSRMTREMFCLMEGRHVHPSTIYPGGVGTVPSIQLFSEYLVRLMKYVEFMKKVVPLHDDLFDFFYEALPGYEKVGERRILLGCWGSFQDPKICDYTYKNMEKWGNAMYVTPGVVVDGQLVTTSLVDINLGLRILLGSSFYDDWQQSGETFVPNDPLGNPVDKRHPWNQTTIPRPQKRNFQDKYTWVMSPRWFDKRTNDYLALDTGGGPIARLWATALANKVDVGYVQATGKSVKIRLPKTAMLPEKEFEWKIPRWSNALERDRARTYFQAYAAAMALYFVERALEEIHKGHNKTFTEFTVPDEAIGCGFHEAVRGVLSHHLVIRDKKIANYHPYPPTPWNGSPRDCYGTPGPYEDAVQGTPIFEENGPDNFKGIDIMRAVRSFDPCLPCGVHMYSGQGKLLNEVRHVPMLGVQTH